From a region of the Mycolicibacterium sp. MU0050 genome:
- a CDS encoding DEAD/DEAH box helicase — MTNEPCFAGLGVPAGLVKTLAAQGISAPFPIQTKTLPDSLAGRDVLGRGKTGSGKTLAFSLPLATRLTAGRRRAAAPSGLVLAPTRELATQITATLQPLAQAAGLSVTTIFGGVSQSRQVSALRAGVDIVVACPGRLEDLMRQGEISLKTVEITVIDEADHMADLGFLPGVTRILSATPAGGQRLLFSATLDNGVDKLVNKFLREPVLHSVDEANSPVAAMTHHVFHVGGTDEKRKLVQYLASGTGRRILFLRTKHQARKLAKQLTEAGVPSVDLHGNLSQPARDRNLAAFSSGAARVLVATDIAARGVHVDDVELVVHVDPPMEHKAYLHRSGRTARAGNAGDVVTVVLPEQRRDTRSLLQKAGIRVEPQLVSADSAAVRDLVGEIAPYQRPAPVAAPAAAPNGSKPRRRSGGGANGGRGGSRSGHQAPAAGGGGRGSRGGRGRRPQRAASA, encoded by the coding sequence GTGACGAACGAACCCTGTTTTGCCGGCCTCGGCGTGCCCGCCGGTCTGGTCAAGACGCTTGCCGCGCAAGGCATTAGCGCCCCCTTCCCGATCCAGACCAAGACCCTTCCGGACTCGCTGGCCGGCCGTGACGTGCTGGGCCGCGGCAAGACCGGCAGCGGCAAGACGCTGGCGTTCAGCCTGCCGTTGGCCACCCGACTGACCGCGGGACGACGCCGGGCGGCCGCGCCGTCCGGGCTGGTCTTGGCCCCCACCCGGGAGCTGGCAACCCAGATCACCGCGACGCTGCAGCCGTTGGCCCAGGCCGCGGGCCTGTCCGTCACCACCATCTTCGGTGGCGTGTCGCAGTCGCGACAGGTCAGCGCCCTGCGCGCCGGCGTCGACATCGTGGTGGCCTGCCCCGGCCGGCTCGAAGATCTGATGCGGCAGGGCGAGATCAGCCTGAAGACAGTCGAGATCACCGTCATCGACGAGGCCGACCACATGGCCGACCTGGGTTTCCTGCCCGGCGTCACCCGCATCCTGTCGGCCACCCCGGCCGGCGGCCAACGCCTGCTGTTCTCCGCCACGTTGGACAACGGGGTCGACAAGCTGGTGAACAAGTTCCTGCGCGAGCCGGTTCTGCATTCCGTCGACGAGGCCAACTCCCCGGTCGCGGCGATGACCCACCACGTATTCCACGTCGGTGGCACCGACGAGAAGAGGAAGCTGGTGCAGTACCTCGCGTCGGGCACCGGCCGCCGAATCCTGTTCCTGCGCACCAAACATCAGGCCCGCAAGTTGGCCAAGCAGCTCACCGAGGCCGGCGTGCCGTCGGTGGACCTGCACGGCAACCTGTCCCAGCCGGCCCGCGACCGCAACCTGGCCGCATTCTCCAGCGGCGCGGCCCGGGTGTTGGTGGCCACCGACATCGCGGCGCGCGGAGTGCACGTCGACGACGTCGAACTGGTCGTGCATGTGGACCCCCCGATGGAACACAAGGCTTACCTGCACCGCTCGGGCCGTACCGCCCGCGCCGGCAACGCCGGCGACGTGGTGACGGTGGTCCTGCCCGAGCAGCGTCGCGACACCCGGTCGCTGTTGCAGAAGGCCGGTATTCGCGTCGAGCCGCAACTGGTGTCGGCCGATTCCGCCGCGGTGCGCGACCTCGTCGGCGAGATCGCCCCGTATCAGCGTCCCGCCCCGGTGGCCGCGCCCGCGGCTGCCCCGAACGGGTCCAAGCCGAGACGGCGCTCCGGCGGCGGTGCCAATGGGGGCCGCGGCGGGTCGCGCTCGGGCCATCAGGCGCCGGCCGCCGGCGGTGGTGGCCGCGGATCCCGTGGGGGTCGGGGCCGTCGCCCGCAGCGGGCCGCCTCGGCCTGA
- a CDS encoding ROK family transcriptional regulator, whose amino-acid sequence MPALRRNSAARSVSAGEVFALIREGVTATRAEVREATGLSRTAVAARIAALEGLGLVTEHEEGASTGGRPPTLLRFDAAAGVVLAVAIGRSRTCLAVADLAGSIQAHQEVDLDGRAGPEDLMPQLVKRLEALVAESGHDLTDIRGVGLSLPGAVDQTRGAILNSPIMSGWDGVELAPFFAGLTAAPVLVDNDANVMALAEWRGHHRGIDDLLMLKLSTGLGAGIIAGGALRRGAVGAAGEFGHNKIPAAQGLLCRCGDTGCLEAIAGGWTLVRALQEHGHPVGHIRDVVELANRGEPEARRLLRDSGRHIGDAVAAAVNLLNPAVVVVGGDMARAYDFLVAGLRETLYGAATALATRALQVVPTSYGESSAVLGSAALILHRILSADAVDAALAHRR is encoded by the coding sequence ATGCCGGCCCTCAGGCGCAACTCTGCCGCGCGCTCGGTCAGCGCCGGAGAAGTCTTCGCGCTGATCCGCGAGGGCGTGACGGCCACCCGCGCCGAGGTTCGTGAGGCGACCGGGCTGTCACGCACGGCGGTCGCGGCCCGCATCGCAGCGCTCGAAGGGCTCGGTCTGGTGACCGAACACGAAGAGGGCGCGTCGACCGGCGGTCGGCCGCCGACTCTGCTGCGCTTCGACGCCGCCGCCGGCGTCGTGCTGGCGGTCGCCATCGGACGCAGTCGTACCTGCCTGGCGGTCGCCGATCTGGCCGGGTCCATCCAGGCGCATCAGGAGGTGGACCTGGACGGCCGCGCGGGGCCCGAGGACCTGATGCCGCAACTGGTCAAGCGACTCGAGGCCCTCGTCGCCGAGTCCGGACACGACCTCACCGACATCCGCGGCGTGGGCCTGAGCCTGCCCGGGGCGGTGGACCAGACCCGCGGCGCCATCCTGAACTCCCCGATCATGAGCGGTTGGGACGGAGTCGAACTGGCACCGTTCTTCGCCGGCCTCACCGCCGCGCCGGTGCTCGTCGACAACGACGCCAACGTCATGGCGCTGGCTGAATGGCGCGGCCACCACCGTGGCATCGATGACCTGCTGATGCTCAAGCTCTCCACCGGCCTGGGCGCCGGCATCATCGCCGGCGGCGCGCTGCGCCGCGGTGCGGTGGGCGCCGCCGGTGAGTTCGGGCACAACAAAATCCCGGCGGCCCAAGGGCTTTTGTGCCGCTGCGGAGACACCGGCTGTCTGGAGGCGATCGCGGGCGGCTGGACCCTGGTGCGCGCACTGCAGGAGCACGGACACCCGGTCGGGCACATTCGCGACGTCGTGGAGCTGGCCAACCGTGGCGAGCCGGAGGCGCGCCGCCTGCTGCGCGACAGCGGCCGGCACATCGGCGATGCGGTCGCCGCGGCGGTGAACCTGCTCAATCCCGCCGTCGTGGTGGTGGGCGGCGATATGGCGCGTGCGTACGACTTTCTGGTGGCGGGCCTGCGGGAGACCCTGTACGGCGCCGCCACCGCTCTGGCCACCCGCGCGCTGCAGGTGGTCCCCACCTCCTACGGCGAAAGCAGCGCGGTCTTGGGTTCGGCCGCGCTGATCCTGCACCGCATCCTGTCCGCCGACGCCGTCGACGCGGCGCTGGCGCACCGTCGCTGA
- a CDS encoding ATP-dependent DNA ligase — translation MRLIDVATASAEVGASSSRSAKIARIAELLSAGARGPDPDAAAREVATVVAWLSGDLPQRQIGVGWAALRSLPEPAVEPTHTVAGVDSAFTEIGALAGKGSAACRATQVAALFAAATEVEQQFLRRLLSGELRQGALGGVMADAVAKAAEVPPATVRRAAMLAGNLPAVAAAALTGGVAAVAEFGLWVGRPVSPMLAQTATGVDDALERLGGAAIFEAKLDGARVQIHREGDAVSVYTRSLDDVTARLPEVVAATLALPVHTLIADGEAIALRPDGRPHRFQVTASRFGRRTDAATAAAAQHLSVFFFDLLHVDGADLIDAPTTQRLAALDALVPEAQRVDRMDTSDPAAARAFLATTLAAGHEGVMAKSPAAPYEAGRRGSGWLKVKPVHTLDLVVLAVEWGSGRRTGKLSNIHLGAREPAGGGFVMLGKTFKGMTDAMLEWQTARFLELADGPTDGYVVRLRPEQVVEIAFDGVQKSSRYPAGMALRFARVLRYREDKSPAEADTVEAVRAIFDT, via the coding sequence ATGCGATTGATCGATGTCGCGACCGCGTCGGCCGAGGTCGGCGCCTCGTCGTCCCGGTCGGCGAAGATCGCCCGGATCGCCGAGTTGTTGTCGGCCGGGGCCCGCGGACCGGACCCGGATGCCGCGGCCCGCGAGGTCGCCACCGTCGTCGCGTGGCTGTCCGGCGATCTGCCGCAGCGGCAGATCGGGGTCGGCTGGGCCGCGCTGCGGTCCCTGCCGGAACCCGCGGTCGAACCCACCCACACCGTCGCCGGCGTCGACTCGGCGTTCACCGAGATCGGCGCCCTCGCCGGGAAAGGGTCGGCGGCGTGCCGAGCCACGCAGGTGGCGGCCCTGTTCGCCGCGGCCACCGAGGTCGAGCAACAGTTCCTCCGGCGGCTGCTCTCCGGTGAGCTGCGCCAGGGCGCGCTCGGCGGCGTCATGGCCGACGCGGTGGCCAAGGCCGCCGAGGTACCGCCGGCCACGGTCCGCCGCGCCGCGATGCTGGCCGGCAACCTGCCTGCGGTCGCGGCGGCGGCGCTGACCGGTGGCGTGGCCGCGGTGGCCGAGTTCGGCCTCTGGGTGGGCCGGCCGGTGTCACCGATGCTGGCCCAGACCGCCACGGGAGTCGACGACGCGCTCGAACGCCTCGGCGGCGCAGCGATTTTCGAGGCCAAGCTGGACGGCGCGCGGGTCCAGATCCATCGCGAGGGCGACGCGGTCAGCGTCTACACCCGCAGCCTCGACGACGTCACCGCGCGGTTGCCCGAGGTGGTGGCGGCCACCCTGGCGCTGCCGGTGCACACGCTGATCGCCGACGGCGAGGCCATCGCCTTGCGCCCCGACGGCCGGCCCCACCGCTTCCAGGTCACCGCGTCGCGCTTCGGGCGCCGCACCGACGCCGCGACCGCGGCTGCCGCACAGCATCTTTCGGTGTTCTTCTTCGACCTGCTGCACGTCGACGGCGCCGACCTGATCGACGCGCCGACCACGCAGCGCCTGGCGGCCCTGGACGCATTGGTACCCGAGGCGCAGCGGGTGGACCGGATGGACACCTCGGATCCCGCGGCCGCACGGGCCTTTCTCGCGACGACTCTGGCCGCGGGACACGAAGGGGTGATGGCCAAGTCGCCCGCCGCGCCGTACGAGGCCGGTCGTCGCGGTTCGGGGTGGCTGAAGGTCAAGCCCGTACACACCCTCGACCTGGTGGTGCTCGCCGTGGAATGGGGCTCGGGACGGCGCACCGGCAAGCTCTCCAACATCCATCTGGGTGCCCGCGAACCGGCCGGCGGCGGATTCGTGATGCTCGGCAAGACGTTCAAAGGGATGACCGACGCCATGCTGGAGTGGCAGACCGCGCGGTTCCTCGAACTGGCCGACGGTCCCACGGACGGGTACGTGGTGCGGTTGCGCCCCGAGCAGGTGGTGGAGATCGCCTTCGACGGTGTGCAGAAGTCCAGTCGTTACCCCGCCGGCATGGCCTTGCGCTTCGCGCGGGTGCTGCGGTACCGCGAGGACAAGTCCCCCGCCGAGGCCGACACCGTCGAGGCGGTGCGGGCGATCTTCGACACCTGA
- a CDS encoding acyl-CoA dehydrogenase family protein — MEFNLSKEQELLRDGLAKFLDTRYELAASRSAAKTGAGWQPEIWRSFAEELGILGATFDESVGGIGGGAEEMMVITEELGRALVVEPYVSTVVVGGGLLTRADTAAARAVLEQIVEGTAVVALANLDTTGPATAESGGDGWVLTGAKSVVLDAPLATHLLITADTAEATSLFLVEFDASAPPAGLTVHAYRTIDDRQAADLAFDGLRLPADAMLCVAEPSLARALDEGAAAVASEAVGCMRKVLADTVEYCKQRQQFGQPIGSFQVLQHRMVDMYMELEQAVAAVYLAVLNLDAEPATRARAVSAAKATVGRAARFIGQNAVQLHGGMGMTEELAIGHYFKRLTAVQYEFGTTDYHLGRYAQLSK; from the coding sequence ATGGAATTCAACCTCAGCAAGGAACAGGAACTGCTGCGCGACGGGCTCGCGAAGTTTCTCGACACCCGCTACGAGCTGGCGGCCAGCCGCAGCGCGGCCAAGACCGGCGCCGGCTGGCAGCCCGAGATCTGGCGATCGTTCGCCGAGGAACTGGGCATCCTGGGCGCCACCTTCGACGAGTCGGTCGGCGGCATCGGCGGTGGCGCCGAAGAGATGATGGTCATCACCGAGGAGCTGGGCCGAGCCCTGGTGGTCGAGCCCTACGTCAGCACCGTGGTGGTCGGCGGCGGTCTGCTGACGCGCGCCGACACCGCCGCGGCGCGCGCGGTGCTCGAGCAGATCGTCGAGGGCACGGCCGTCGTCGCGCTCGCCAACCTCGACACCACCGGGCCGGCGACCGCCGAATCCGGCGGCGACGGTTGGGTTCTCACGGGCGCGAAGTCGGTGGTGCTGGACGCGCCACTGGCCACCCATCTGCTGATCACCGCCGACACCGCCGAGGCCACGTCGCTGTTCCTTGTCGAGTTCGACGCCTCGGCCCCGCCGGCCGGCCTGACCGTGCACGCCTACCGGACCATCGACGATCGCCAGGCCGCAGACCTGGCATTCGACGGCCTGCGCCTGCCCGCCGACGCGATGCTGTGCGTGGCCGAGCCGTCCCTGGCGCGCGCGCTGGACGAGGGCGCGGCCGCGGTCGCGTCCGAGGCGGTGGGCTGCATGCGAAAGGTGTTGGCGGACACCGTCGAATACTGCAAGCAGCGCCAGCAGTTCGGCCAGCCGATCGGCAGCTTCCAGGTACTGCAGCACCGGATGGTCGACATGTACATGGAACTCGAGCAGGCCGTGGCGGCGGTCTATCTGGCGGTGCTGAACCTCGACGCCGAACCGGCGACCCGGGCCCGCGCCGTCTCGGCCGCCAAGGCGACCGTCGGGCGCGCCGCCCGGTTCATCGGACAGAACGCGGTCCAGTTGCACGGCGGCATGGGAATGACCGAGGAACTGGCCATCGGCCACTACTTCAAGCGCCTCACCGCCGTGCAGTACGAGTTCGGCACCACCGACTACCACCTGGGCCGGTACGCACAGCTGTCGAAGTAG
- a CDS encoding YbdD/YjiX family protein, giving the protein MGRLTDAVRQFRWYWATLMGDNHYQRYVEHRRRKHPDQPVCSEREYWRMRHAASDANPGARCC; this is encoded by the coding sequence GTGGGACGCCTTACCGACGCCGTCCGCCAGTTCCGTTGGTACTGGGCAACACTGATGGGCGACAACCACTACCAGCGGTACGTGGAGCACCGTCGGCGCAAGCATCCGGACCAGCCCGTGTGCTCCGAACGCGAATACTGGCGGATGCGGCACGCCGCCAGCGACGCGAACCCGGGCGCGCGCTGCTGCTGA
- a CDS encoding diphosphate--fructose-6-phosphate 1-phosphotransferase, whose protein sequence is MTRAGAVPPSTVGYPLATYRYIRLALVAVVAGLLASIALTAVGHNCWQTSISAFYFTVSHAVFVGALCAAGVCLIAYKGLTRPEDILLNFAGFLAFVVALVPTRSPVHNPKDPTASCGLWLPTDQDATAAVANNMTALLVGAGVGIVVYLGVRAIAGPAPSSDLAHEAGPADTNRLPAGRLAAAADFVLKWIQVLAPLGTAATLGAGLLWFLFDRESFLADAHSAAAIAMFSGIIAVVVLYAAYSAQHFCHCRGRGRFAVAYITIAAVMTATLIVVGVLHVHLRTWNHGILALEVALIVEFAVFWLLQTLDSWNGTYRPVVPRVPMPTAAGRAPASPPG, encoded by the coding sequence ATGACCCGCGCCGGGGCCGTCCCACCGAGCACCGTCGGGTACCCGCTGGCCACCTACCGCTACATCCGGCTGGCACTGGTGGCCGTCGTGGCCGGCCTGCTCGCCTCGATCGCGCTGACCGCCGTCGGGCACAACTGCTGGCAGACCTCCATCAGCGCGTTCTACTTCACGGTCAGCCACGCGGTTTTCGTCGGCGCGCTGTGCGCGGCCGGGGTCTGCCTGATCGCCTACAAAGGTCTCACCCGACCCGAGGACATCCTGTTGAACTTCGCGGGATTCCTAGCGTTCGTCGTGGCCCTGGTCCCGACGCGCAGTCCGGTCCACAACCCCAAGGACCCCACGGCCAGTTGTGGGCTGTGGCTGCCCACCGATCAGGACGCCACCGCCGCAGTGGCCAACAACATGACCGCGCTGCTGGTCGGCGCGGGCGTCGGCATCGTGGTCTATCTCGGTGTCAGAGCCATCGCCGGACCCGCGCCGAGTTCCGATCTCGCGCACGAGGCGGGCCCGGCCGACACGAATCGTCTGCCCGCCGGCCGGCTCGCGGCGGCGGCGGACTTCGTGCTCAAGTGGATTCAGGTCCTGGCCCCGCTGGGCACCGCCGCGACGCTCGGCGCCGGGTTGCTGTGGTTCCTGTTCGACCGCGAATCCTTCCTTGCCGATGCGCACTCGGCGGCAGCCATCGCCATGTTCAGCGGCATCATCGCCGTGGTGGTCTTGTACGCCGCTTATTCGGCTCAGCACTTCTGCCACTGCCGGGGCCGCGGCCGATTCGCTGTGGCTTACATCACGATTGCCGCGGTGATGACCGCCACCTTGATTGTCGTCGGCGTCCTGCACGTGCATCTGCGGACCTGGAATCACGGCATCTTGGCCCTGGAAGTGGCGCTGATCGTGGAGTTTGCCGTGTTCTGGCTGCTGCAGACCCTCGATTCCTGGAACGGCACATATCGCCCGGTGGTGCCCCGGGTCCCGATGCCTACCGCTGCCGGGCGCGCGCCCGCGTCGCCGCCGGGGTGA
- a CDS encoding carbon starvation CstA family protein, giving the protein MPSPAAAPSERIEETVGDITYIRTEKDLPPVAIIDRSPITTKHKLIFASVAVLGAVAWAMIAFLRGETVNAVWFVIAAICTYVLGYRFYARLIELKIVRPKDHDATPAEIFENGTDYMPTDRRVLFGHHFAAIAGAGPLVGPVLATQMGFLPGAIWIIIGAVVAGCVQDYLVLSISTRRRGRSLGQMARDELGTVGGIAAIVGVLIIMVILLAVLALVVVNALAESPWGVFSIAMTIPIAIFMGLYLRFLRPGRVSEVSIIGVALLLLAVASGGWVAETSWGADWFTLSKVTLSWCLIIYGLAASILPVWFLLAPRDYLSTFMKVGTIALLAVGILLARPIMEAPAISQFATRGDGPVFAGALFPFLFITIACGALSGFHSLIASGTTPKLLEKESQMRLIGYGGMITESFVAIMALITAAILNQHLYFVMNAPVAATGGTAETAADYVNNLGLSGQPISPAEIDAAAESVGEASIISRTGGAPTLAFGMAEVLQVFGGANLKAFWYHFAIMFEALFILTTVDAGTRVARFMLSDGLGNLGGPMRKLRDPSWRVGAWTCSVIVVAAWGSILLMGVTDPLGGINTLFPLFGIANQLLAAIALTLVTVVVIKKGHLKWAWIPGIPLLWDLIVTMTASWQKIFSGDPKVGYWTQHSQYVAAKAAGETSFGAAKTPDEIDAVIRNTFIQGTFSIAFAVLVLIVVIAGVVVSLQSIRGRGQPLTEDDPVPSRIFAPAGMIPTAAEKEVQQQWDALPTPSASSVGTGQH; this is encoded by the coding sequence GTGCCAAGCCCTGCCGCCGCGCCCTCGGAACGCATCGAGGAGACCGTCGGCGATATCACCTACATCCGCACCGAGAAGGACCTGCCTCCGGTCGCGATCATCGACCGCTCCCCCATCACCACCAAACACAAGCTGATCTTCGCGTCCGTCGCCGTCCTGGGCGCCGTGGCGTGGGCGATGATCGCATTCCTGCGCGGGGAGACCGTCAACGCGGTCTGGTTCGTGATCGCGGCCATCTGCACCTACGTGCTCGGCTATCGCTTCTACGCCCGGTTGATCGAGTTGAAGATCGTCAGGCCGAAGGATCACGACGCCACCCCGGCCGAGATCTTCGAGAACGGCACCGATTACATGCCGACCGACCGGCGGGTGCTGTTCGGACACCACTTCGCCGCGATCGCCGGCGCCGGGCCGTTGGTGGGTCCGGTGCTCGCCACCCAGATGGGCTTCCTGCCCGGGGCCATCTGGATCATCATCGGCGCCGTGGTCGCCGGCTGTGTGCAGGACTACCTGGTCCTGAGCATCTCGACGCGCCGTCGCGGCCGGTCGCTGGGACAGATGGCACGCGACGAACTCGGCACCGTGGGCGGCATCGCCGCGATCGTGGGCGTCCTGATCATCATGGTCATCCTGCTCGCGGTGCTCGCCCTGGTGGTGGTTAACGCCCTGGCTGAAAGCCCGTGGGGTGTCTTCTCCATCGCGATGACCATTCCGATCGCCATCTTCATGGGCCTCTACCTGCGTTTCCTGCGGCCCGGCCGGGTCTCGGAAGTCTCGATCATCGGTGTGGCGCTGTTGCTGCTGGCGGTCGCCTCCGGCGGCTGGGTGGCCGAAACCTCCTGGGGTGCAGACTGGTTCACCCTGTCCAAGGTGACGTTGTCGTGGTGCCTGATCATCTACGGGCTGGCGGCCTCGATCCTGCCGGTGTGGTTCCTGCTGGCCCCGCGCGATTACCTGTCGACGTTCATGAAGGTCGGCACCATCGCCTTGCTGGCGGTGGGCATCCTGCTGGCCCGGCCCATCATGGAGGCGCCGGCCATCTCCCAATTCGCCACTCGCGGTGACGGTCCGGTGTTCGCCGGTGCGCTGTTCCCGTTCCTGTTCATCACCATCGCCTGCGGCGCGCTGTCGGGTTTCCATTCGCTGATCGCCTCCGGCACCACGCCGAAGCTGCTGGAGAAGGAAAGCCAGATGCGGTTGATCGGCTATGGCGGCATGATCACCGAATCGTTCGTGGCGATCATGGCGCTGATCACCGCGGCGATCCTCAACCAGCACCTCTACTTCGTGATGAACGCACCCGTGGCGGCCACCGGGGGTACCGCGGAAACCGCCGCGGACTACGTCAACAACCTCGGACTGTCCGGGCAACCGATCAGTCCCGCCGAGATCGATGCCGCCGCCGAGAGTGTCGGGGAGGCCTCGATCATCTCCCGCACCGGCGGTGCACCCACCCTGGCGTTCGGCATGGCCGAGGTACTGCAGGTGTTCGGCGGCGCGAACCTCAAGGCGTTCTGGTACCACTTCGCGATCATGTTCGAGGCGCTGTTCATCCTGACCACGGTCGACGCCGGCACCCGGGTGGCCCGGTTCATGCTGTCCGACGGCCTGGGCAACCTCGGCGGACCGATGCGCAAGCTGCGCGATCCCAGCTGGCGGGTGGGCGCCTGGACGTGCAGTGTGATCGTGGTCGCGGCGTGGGGGTCCATCCTGCTCATGGGCGTCACCGATCCGCTGGGCGGCATCAACACCCTGTTCCCGCTGTTCGGCATCGCCAATCAGCTGCTGGCCGCCATCGCGTTGACTCTCGTCACCGTGGTGGTGATCAAGAAGGGCCACCTGAAGTGGGCGTGGATCCCGGGGATACCCCTGTTGTGGGATCTCATCGTCACGATGACCGCGTCCTGGCAGAAGATCTTCTCCGGTGACCCCAAAGTCGGCTATTGGACCCAACATTCGCAGTATGTGGCGGCCAAGGCGGCCGGCGAGACCAGTTTCGGGGCCGCCAAGACCCCCGACGAGATCGACGCGGTGATCCGCAACACCTTCATCCAGGGCACCTTCTCCATCGCGTTCGCGGTGCTGGTGCTCATCGTGGTCATCGCCGGCGTGGTGGTCTCGCTGCAGTCCATCCGGGGCCGCGGCCAGCCGCTGACCGAGGACGATCCGGTGCCGTCGCGCATCTTCGCGCCCGCCGGCATGATTCCCACCGCGGCCGAGAAGGAGGTGCAGCAACAGTGGGACGCCTTACCGACGCCGTCCGCCAGTTCCGTTGGTACTGGGCAACACTGA
- a CDS encoding acyl-CoA dehydrogenase family protein: MDLEWSEKDRAFRDEVRAFLDEKLTPDLREAGRLMTSVYADHEASMAWQAILHERGWAAPAWPVEHGGCDWTLTQHYIFSRESQLAGAPSLSPMGIKMVAHAIIRFGTEEQKAFFLPRILTGEVFFCQGYSEPESGSDLASLQMAAVSDGDDLVLTGSKIWTTHATEANWMFALVRTSRLERKQQGITFVLLEMDTPGVEVHPLVMTSGEEVQSQVFFDGVRVPKANVLGQIDDGWTVAKYLLEFERGGGATAPALQVMAEEIATAATHQPGPDGGPLIEDPAFARKLADVRIRTEVLEILEFRTLAVVAEGGNPGPASSMLKVISTELSQAITELALEAAGPRGRVYQPHATRPGGPVTEYEPPADGYVSGQPWQAVAPLRYFNDRAGSIYAGSNEIQRNILAKAALGL, from the coding sequence ATGGACTTGGAGTGGTCGGAGAAGGACCGCGCGTTTCGCGATGAGGTGCGCGCGTTCCTCGATGAGAAGCTGACCCCGGATCTGCGCGAAGCGGGCCGCTTGATGACCAGCGTGTACGCCGACCACGAGGCCAGCATGGCCTGGCAGGCGATCCTGCACGAGCGGGGTTGGGCCGCCCCGGCCTGGCCGGTCGAACACGGCGGCTGCGACTGGACGCTGACCCAGCACTACATCTTCAGCCGCGAATCGCAGCTCGCCGGTGCGCCGTCGCTGTCGCCGATGGGCATCAAGATGGTGGCCCACGCCATCATCCGGTTCGGCACCGAGGAACAGAAGGCGTTCTTCCTGCCGCGGATCCTCACCGGTGAGGTCTTCTTCTGTCAGGGCTATTCGGAACCGGAATCCGGCAGCGACCTCGCCTCCCTGCAGATGGCGGCGGTGTCCGACGGTGATGACCTGGTGCTCACCGGCAGCAAGATCTGGACCACCCACGCCACCGAGGCCAACTGGATGTTCGCCCTGGTGCGGACGTCGCGCCTGGAACGCAAGCAACAGGGCATCACCTTCGTGCTGCTGGAGATGGACACCCCCGGCGTCGAGGTGCACCCGCTGGTGATGACCTCCGGCGAGGAGGTGCAAAGCCAGGTGTTCTTCGACGGCGTGCGCGTGCCGAAGGCCAACGTGCTCGGCCAGATCGACGACGGTTGGACCGTCGCGAAGTATCTGCTGGAGTTCGAGCGCGGCGGCGGCGCGACCGCCCCGGCGTTGCAGGTGATGGCGGAGGAAATCGCCACCGCCGCAACACATCAGCCCGGCCCGGACGGCGGTCCGCTGATCGAGGACCCGGCGTTCGCCCGCAAGCTGGCCGACGTCCGCATCCGCACCGAGGTGCTCGAGATCCTGGAGTTCCGGACCCTGGCCGTGGTCGCCGAGGGCGGCAATCCGGGACCCGCGTCCTCCATGCTCAAGGTGATCTCCACCGAGTTGAGCCAGGCCATCACCGAATTGGCGCTCGAGGCCGCGGGCCCGCGCGGCCGGGTCTACCAGCCGCACGCCACCCGGCCGGGCGGACCGGTGACCGAGTACGAGCCGCCGGCCGACGGTTACGTCAGCGGGCAGCCCTGGCAGGCGGTGGCGCCGCTGCGGTACTTCAACGACCGGGCCGGCTCGATCTACGCCGGCAGCAACGAGATTCAACGAAACATCCTCGCCAAAGCGGCGCTCGGGCTCTAG
- a CDS encoding SDR family NAD(P)-dependent oxidoreductase, which translates to MEINGKKAIVVGGASGMGRASAELLEAKGADVAILDREGSDGKDVAQELGGKFYPVDVTDFEGTETALAAAVGDLGGLHVIVTTAGGGVGERTLGKKGVHSLDTFRKTIDLNLIATFNISRLAAEHMAKNEPEDEERGVIINTASIAAFEGQIGQVAYTAAKAGIAGMCLTMARDLGSVGVRVLAIAPSLFATGLTKGIPDEFATALTKDAAFPKRLGRPEEYGKLVTAIVENPMLNGQCLRLDAGQRFAPK; encoded by the coding sequence ATGGAGATCAACGGCAAGAAGGCCATCGTCGTCGGCGGCGCATCGGGGATGGGACGCGCCTCGGCGGAGCTGCTCGAGGCCAAGGGCGCCGACGTGGCGATCCTGGACCGCGAGGGCTCCGACGGCAAGGACGTCGCCCAGGAGCTCGGCGGCAAGTTCTACCCGGTGGACGTCACCGACTTCGAGGGCACCGAGACCGCGCTGGCCGCGGCCGTCGGCGACCTCGGCGGCCTGCACGTCATCGTCACCACCGCGGGTGGCGGCGTGGGCGAGCGGACGCTGGGCAAGAAGGGCGTCCACAGCCTGGACACCTTCCGCAAGACCATCGACCTGAACCTCATCGCGACGTTCAACATCAGCCGGCTCGCCGCCGAGCACATGGCCAAGAACGAGCCCGAGGACGAGGAGCGCGGCGTCATCATCAACACCGCCTCGATCGCGGCCTTCGAGGGCCAGATCGGGCAGGTGGCCTACACCGCCGCCAAGGCCGGCATCGCCGGCATGTGCCTGACCATGGCACGTGACCTCGGCTCGGTGGGCGTGCGCGTGCTGGCGATCGCGCCCAGCCTGTTCGCGACCGGCCTGACCAAGGGCATCCCGGACGAGTTCGCCACCGCCTTGACCAAGGACGCGGCGTTCCCGAAGCGGCTGGGCCGCCCCGAGGAGTACGGCAAGCTGGTCACGGCGATCGTCGAGAACCCGATGCTCAACGGGCAGTGCCTGCGGCTGGACGCGGGTCAGCGGTTCGCCCCCAAGTAG